One stretch of Chryseobacterium indologenes DNA includes these proteins:
- a CDS encoding DUF47 domain-containing protein, with protein sequence MGIGNIFHAFQPKDKIFFVLFEKVTENLVAMSEEFNAGIKDFDLNDDSMLKKMSDFEHKNDELTHEIFVELGKNFITPFDREDIHTLATGLDDIADYIYASTKYIFLYKSPEMKAYSDFSLLIHKACLEIQNAMKNLKGFKNMEQVKEACIKVNSIENIADDLLSNSMVDLFETNDAINIIKVSSVLNYLEIVTDKAEDVANTIENIMIKYA encoded by the coding sequence ATGGGAATTGGTAATATTTTCCACGCTTTTCAACCAAAAGATAAAATCTTCTTTGTACTTTTTGAGAAGGTAACTGAAAACCTAGTTGCAATGTCTGAAGAATTCAACGCTGGAATTAAGGATTTCGATCTTAATGACGATTCAATGTTGAAAAAAATGAGTGATTTCGAGCATAAGAATGACGAGCTTACTCACGAGATCTTCGTAGAACTAGGGAAAAACTTCATTACTCCTTTTGATCGTGAGGATATCCACACATTAGCAACAGGATTAGATGATATTGCTGACTATATCTACGCTTCTACAAAATATATTTTCTTATACAAATCTCCTGAGATGAAAGCGTATTCAGATTTCTCTCTATTGATCCACAAAGCATGTCTTGAAATTCAGAATGCAATGAAAAACCTTAAAGGATTCAAGAACATGGAGCAGGTGAAAGAAGCTTGTATTAAAGTAAACTCTATTGAGAACATTGCAGATGACCTGCTTTCTAACTCAATGGTAGATTTATTCGAAACTAATGATGCCATTAACATTATTAAAGTTTCATCGGTATTGAACTATCTTGAAATCGTAACGGATAAAGCAGAAGATGTTGCCAATACAATTGAGAACATCATGATTAAATACGCCTAA
- a CDS encoding FkbM family methyltransferase, whose translation MSLYQKIAEKLQYISPDFYKKRYFKTLNNLNKDNFSERNVEPELVWIKEYLPKKAVILDIGANVGTFLYQLENKLDHEHIYAFEPNKKLYTRLKRLFPTMSVLPLALSDENTIAEFKVPIINGKTIASRGTLNTTYKEKGEEKSYTEKVKVIKLDEWAALEHFNRLDFIKIDVEGNEIKTLSGAKETIRQFMPTLMVEMEQRHHQTPIWNEISEVESWGYEVKYLNRNTFTLETLTEDILLQNTNDEKNKTQYINNIIFIPRNP comes from the coding sequence ATGTCTTTATACCAAAAAATTGCAGAAAAACTACAATATATAAGTCCGGATTTTTATAAGAAAAGATATTTTAAAACTTTAAACAATCTTAATAAAGATAATTTTTCGGAACGCAATGTAGAACCAGAACTGGTATGGATCAAAGAATACCTTCCCAAAAAGGCTGTAATATTGGACATTGGTGCCAATGTAGGAACTTTTCTGTATCAACTGGAAAATAAATTGGATCATGAGCATATTTATGCTTTCGAGCCTAACAAAAAGCTTTACACCAGGCTGAAAAGGTTATTTCCAACGATGAGTGTACTTCCTTTGGCTCTTTCTGACGAAAATACAATTGCAGAATTCAAAGTTCCCATTATCAACGGGAAAACCATCGCTTCCCGTGGAACCTTAAATACGACTTACAAAGAAAAAGGTGAAGAGAAAAGCTATACTGAAAAAGTAAAGGTCATTAAACTGGACGAATGGGCTGCTCTGGAACACTTCAACCGCCTGGATTTTATCAAGATCGATGTGGAAGGAAATGAAATCAAAACTCTTTCTGGAGCTAAAGAAACCATCAGGCAGTTTATGCCTACCTTAATGGTTGAGATGGAACAAAGACACCACCAAACACCTATATGGAATGAAATCTCAGAAGTGGAAAGCTGGGGGTATGAGGTAAAGTACTTAAACAGGAACACCTTTACCTTGGAAACCCTTACAGAGGATATTCTTTTACAAAATACAAACGACGAAAAAAATAAAACTCAGTATATCAACAATATTATTTTTATACCTAGAAACCCTTAA
- a CDS encoding ABC transporter ATP-binding protein → MAEKILDIIDLKREFRMGEEIVHALKGVTFSVERGEFVTIMGSSGSGKSTLLNILGCLDKPSSGDYILDGVNVKNLDRDELAVLRNQKIGFVFQAYNLLARTTARENVELPLLYNAKISTEERHKKSLEALTAVKLESRVDHLPNQMSGGQQQRVAIARALVNEPVMILADEATGNLDTRTSYEIMALMQDLHKQGRTIVFVTHEPDIATFSSRTVTLRDGKVIKDIQNDNIKSAREALDNLPVNDDYQ, encoded by the coding sequence ATGGCAGAAAAAATTCTTGATATCATAGATCTGAAAAGAGAGTTCAGGATGGGTGAAGAGATTGTTCATGCGCTGAAAGGAGTTACTTTTTCCGTAGAAAGAGGAGAATTCGTGACAATCATGGGAAGCAGTGGTTCAGGAAAGTCCACCTTACTCAATATTCTGGGATGCCTGGATAAACCTTCAAGTGGTGATTATATTCTTGACGGAGTGAATGTTAAAAATCTTGACCGGGATGAGCTGGCTGTTCTAAGAAATCAAAAAATAGGCTTTGTATTTCAGGCTTACAACCTTCTTGCCAGAACTACTGCAAGGGAAAATGTAGAACTTCCTCTTCTTTACAATGCTAAAATTTCAACAGAGGAAAGACATAAAAAATCCTTGGAAGCATTAACTGCCGTAAAACTGGAAAGCAGAGTTGACCATCTTCCCAATCAGATGTCCGGTGGGCAACAGCAAAGAGTGGCTATTGCCAGAGCTTTAGTGAATGAACCCGTTATGATTCTTGCAGATGAAGCCACTGGAAATCTTGACACAAGAACTTCATACGAAATCATGGCACTTATGCAGGATTTACATAAACAGGGACGTACTATCGTTTTTGTAACACACGAACCTGATATTGCTACTTTTAGCAGCAGAACAGTCACTCTACGGGACGGAAAGGTCATCAAAGATATTCAAAATGACAATATAAAATCAGCAAGAGAAGCACTGGACAACCTTCCTGTAAATGATGACTATCAATAG
- a CDS encoding inorganic phosphate transporter has translation MEFPILLVVIIALALIFDYINGFHDAANSIATIVSTKVLTPFQAVLWAALWNFAAFFIAAYIIGEFKIGNTIAKTVNENFITLEVIFSGLMAAIAWNLLTWWFGIPSSSSHTLIGGFLGAALMHAFMMDYHDVAAAQPGLGFWDTAKEAMNQVTHQSVVKFDKVIPIFLFIFMAPIIGMVISIIITLIIVHLYKRSNPHKADQSFKRLQLASSALFSLGHGLNDAQKVMGIIGAALIYYHVEMLQDPIYLNIPASGRFDYFAQHYIWVPLVSFIAIALGTMSGGWKIIKTMGTKITKVTSLEGVSAETAGAITLFITDHFGIPVSTTHTITGSIIGVGLTKRISAVRWGITVSLLWAWVLTIPISALVAGITYLIVTFLS, from the coding sequence ATGGAATTTCCGATTTTACTTGTAGTTATTATTGCGTTGGCGTTAATCTTTGATTATATCAATGGTTTTCATGATGCAGCCAACTCGATTGCAACTATCGTATCTACAAAAGTTTTAACTCCTTTCCAGGCTGTACTTTGGGCAGCACTTTGGAACTTTGCAGCTTTCTTTATTGCTGCTTATATTATTGGAGAATTCAAAATTGGTAATACAATTGCCAAAACAGTTAATGAGAATTTTATCACACTTGAAGTTATATTTTCCGGTTTGATGGCAGCTATTGCCTGGAACCTTCTGACCTGGTGGTTTGGAATTCCTTCTTCATCATCACATACCTTAATCGGAGGATTCCTTGGAGCAGCTTTGATGCACGCTTTCATGATGGACTACCATGATGTAGCAGCAGCACAGCCAGGACTTGGATTCTGGGATACAGCGAAAGAAGCAATGAATCAGGTTACCCACCAGAGTGTTGTAAAGTTTGATAAAGTAATCCCTATCTTCCTGTTCATTTTCATGGCACCGATCATAGGAATGGTTATCTCGATCATCATTACATTAATTATTGTCCACCTTTATAAAAGATCAAACCCACACAAAGCAGATCAGTCTTTCAAAAGACTTCAGCTGGCTTCTTCAGCTTTATTCAGTTTAGGACACGGTTTGAACGATGCTCAGAAAGTAATGGGGATCATTGGGGCAGCTTTAATTTACTATCACGTTGAGATGCTTCAGGATCCAATCTATTTGAATATTCCTGCTTCAGGACGTTTTGATTATTTTGCACAGCATTATATTTGGGTTCCTTTAGTTTCCTTTATTGCTATTGCATTAGGAACAATGAGTGGGGGTTGGAAGATCATTAAAACAATGGGAACTAAAATCACTAAAGTAACTTCATTGGAAGGAGTAAGCGCAGAAACTGCAGGAGCGATTACTTTATTTATCACAGACCACTTCGGTATTCCTGTATCTACTACACACACGATTACAGGTTCTATCATCGGGGTAGGATTAACGAAAAGAATTTCAGCGGTAAGATGGGGGATTACAGTAAGCTTACTTTGGGCTTGGGTATTAACCATTCCGATTTCAGCATTAGTAGCTGGTATCACTTATCTTATTGTAACTTTCCTTTCCTAA
- a CDS encoding ABC transporter permease, whose product MNLSNLFRIAWKALLRNKLRAFLTMLGIIIGVASVIAMTAIGEGSKKSISDQLSSMGSNMITIRPSSNVNVSGGARIGASGLQTLKPQDAEAISKGAPDVSYVSPAVQTNGQSINGPNNWPTQLQGVNEEYPQIRDWGVASGNFFTKKDVSASNKVCLLGQTVYTNLFPNGEDPIGSIVRFNKVPMKVIGILAPKGSNAFGQDQDDVIIAPFNTVQRRFLGITYVQTIYAASTNANTSQQATDQVSEILRKQHKLPIDGSNDDFSVRTQAELISTMSSTSQLLTVLLSAIAGISLIVGGIGIMNIMYVSVTERTKEIGLRMSIGARGKDILYQFLIEAVLISITGGILGVMLGILSSELVTFFLSWPTFITESSIIISFIVCAVTGVFFGYYPALKASKLDPIEALRYE is encoded by the coding sequence ATGAACCTCTCAAATCTCTTCAGAATTGCCTGGAAAGCCCTATTAAGAAACAAACTTCGAGCATTTTTAACCATGTTGGGGATTATTATTGGTGTTGCTTCGGTAATTGCTATGACCGCCATTGGTGAAGGTTCTAAAAAGAGTATCAGCGATCAGCTTTCTTCAATGGGTTCCAATATGATTACAATCCGGCCTTCAAGCAATGTAAATGTTTCAGGAGGAGCAAGAATAGGAGCTTCAGGATTACAGACGTTGAAACCTCAGGATGCCGAAGCTATATCTAAAGGAGCGCCGGATGTTTCTTATGTCTCTCCGGCTGTACAAACCAATGGACAGTCTATCAATGGCCCTAATAACTGGCCTACTCAATTACAAGGCGTTAATGAAGAATATCCTCAGATCAGGGACTGGGGTGTTGCAAGTGGTAATTTTTTCACCAAAAAAGATGTTTCCGCTTCTAATAAAGTTTGTCTCCTTGGGCAAACCGTTTATACAAACCTGTTTCCCAACGGAGAGGACCCTATAGGAAGCATCGTCAGGTTCAATAAAGTTCCTATGAAGGTCATTGGTATCCTTGCCCCTAAAGGTTCCAATGCATTCGGACAGGATCAGGATGATGTCATTATTGCTCCTTTCAATACGGTTCAGAGAAGATTTTTGGGAATTACTTATGTCCAGACCATTTATGCTGCTTCTACGAATGCGAACACTTCACAACAGGCTACAGATCAGGTATCAGAAATCTTAAGGAAACAACACAAGCTGCCTATTGATGGAAGTAACGACGACTTTAGTGTGAGAACCCAGGCGGAACTGATCTCTACCATGAGTTCTACCAGCCAGCTTCTGACCGTACTACTTTCTGCTATTGCCGGAATTTCACTGATTGTAGGCGGAATCGGGATTATGAACATCATGTATGTTTCCGTGACTGAGAGAACCAAAGAAATCGGCTTAAGGATGTCGATTGGAGCCAGGGGAAAAGATATTCTGTATCAATTTTTAATCGAAGCCGTACTGATCAGCATTACCGGAGGAATTTTGGGAGTGATGCTTGGAATTCTTTCTTCAGAGCTGGTTACTTTCTTTCTTTCATGGCCTACATTTATTACCGAGTCTTCTATTATTATTTCATTTATTGTCTGTGCTGTAACCGGAGTATTTTTCGGGTATTACCCTGCCTTAAAAGCATCAAAACTTGATCCAATTGAAGCATTGAGATATGAATAG
- a CDS encoding TolC family protein — translation MKRKFFFLIFSLITLGIFAQTLTYPTQWTLDNCIEYAKENNISINSLRLSKNSAQQDLLQAKEARYPTLNGTVSQGLFALNGNNGLHTTGAQSQSIGANSSMTLYHANYINNNEASKNILVQMADLSVQESENNITLSITQAYLNILMNQENIVSLENVLKTTQTQLKQGGQLYKAGSLSKLNYLQIQSQVAQDQYNLTSAQNNLRTNLVNLKQILQLPTNYDFQIVKPDSIVVDSQLKPLQDVQNLAQNQRPEVKYGELNVENSNTNLKMAQASIQPTLSVTGNISTNYSNGNGNYFNQLGNNFYMPIGLSLGIPIYNNRIYKTQIEKSKIAIEQASLDLKNTKTILNQQIEQSYINLQNALSQYDSASQQMDISKQSYDIVNAQMKIGSIDYVQLQQQRLLYIQSIQNYLQAKYTAVLNKQIYEFYAGNPINLK, via the coding sequence ATGAAACGCAAATTTTTCTTTTTGATATTCTCATTGATAACGCTTGGAATATTTGCTCAGACTCTCACTTATCCCACTCAGTGGACCTTGGATAATTGTATTGAATATGCAAAGGAAAATAATATTTCTATCAACTCATTAAGGCTTTCAAAAAATTCAGCCCAGCAGGATTTGCTTCAAGCCAAAGAAGCAAGATATCCTACCCTCAACGGAACCGTTTCTCAAGGCCTTTTTGCTTTAAATGGTAATAATGGGCTTCATACAACGGGTGCACAATCTCAAAGTATCGGCGCCAATTCTTCCATGACTCTTTATCATGCCAATTATATTAACAACAATGAAGCCTCAAAAAATATACTTGTTCAGATGGCTGATTTATCTGTACAGGAGTCAGAAAACAACATCACCCTGAGCATCACACAGGCTTACCTGAATATTTTGATGAATCAAGAAAATATTGTTTCCCTGGAAAATGTTTTAAAAACAACCCAAACCCAGTTAAAACAAGGGGGGCAGCTCTATAAAGCAGGAAGCCTATCTAAACTTAATTATCTCCAGATTCAGTCACAGGTTGCTCAGGATCAGTATAATTTAACCTCAGCGCAGAATAATCTACGGACCAACCTTGTAAATTTAAAACAAATTCTACAGCTTCCCACCAATTATGATTTTCAGATTGTAAAGCCAGACAGTATTGTTGTAGATAGCCAGCTAAAACCATTGCAGGATGTTCAGAATCTAGCCCAAAACCAACGCCCTGAAGTAAAATATGGAGAATTGAATGTGGAAAACTCCAATACCAATCTTAAAATGGCTCAGGCTTCCATTCAACCCACTTTAAGTGTAACGGGAAATATTTCAACCAATTATTCTAACGGAAATGGGAATTATTTCAATCAGCTGGGAAACAATTTTTATATGCCCATCGGATTAAGTCTTGGAATTCCAATCTACAACAACAGGATCTACAAAACTCAGATTGAAAAATCAAAGATCGCGATAGAACAGGCTAGTCTTGATCTTAAAAATACTAAAACAATTCTTAACCAACAGATCGAGCAATCCTATATCAATCTGCAAAATGCCTTATCTCAGTATGATTCCGCTTCACAACAGATGGATATCAGCAAACAAAGTTATGACATTGTTAACGCACAAATGAAAATAGGCAGCATTGATTACGTACAGCTTCAACAGCAGAGATTGCTATACATTCAATCTATTCAAAATTATCTGCAGGCTAAATACACTGCAGTACTGAATAAACAGATTTATGAATTTTATGCAGGTAACCCTATAAATCTGAAGTAA
- a CDS encoding efflux RND transporter periplasmic adaptor subunit: MKTKNKKWLYWIVGGIIAVGTVWFFFIREKEIKIQLETVKPEMGEISNSITATGTIQPVDTVAVGTQVSGIIKNIYVDFNSTVKKGQLLATLDPDLLQFQSEQYKANLQNAKSNLAYNEININRQSQLYKVGAISKADYDVAANQYNMAKAQVGTVTAQLSTANKNLSLTNIYSPIDGTVLNRNVSEGQTVASSFSTPTLFSIAKDLTKMRVRASVDEADIGNVKVGQKATFTVDAFPDETFNGEVAEVRLHPTVSSNVVNYTTIINADNSGLKLKPGMTANITIYTKVLENVMKIPAAATSFRPDSLIIQKYKINSPFSHSKTHEKGQWKKQGIKKETDKKNEAGVWIISKDSIISRKRIKTGMDSDTEIQVISGLDKNDNIITGYKLLSKKSSGGQAKSPFMPQRRSGGNNKGGGPR, translated from the coding sequence ATGAAAACAAAAAATAAAAAATGGTTATACTGGATTGTGGGAGGCATCATTGCTGTAGGTACAGTCTGGTTTTTCTTCATCAGAGAAAAAGAAATAAAAATCCAATTGGAAACGGTAAAACCTGAAATGGGAGAAATTTCAAATTCCATTACCGCAACAGGAACTATTCAACCGGTGGACACTGTTGCGGTAGGTACCCAGGTATCCGGAATTATCAAAAATATTTATGTAGATTTCAATTCTACCGTGAAAAAAGGACAACTTCTGGCTACTTTAGATCCAGATCTTCTCCAGTTCCAATCTGAGCAGTATAAAGCCAATTTGCAGAATGCAAAAAGCAATCTTGCCTATAATGAAATCAATATCAACCGGCAATCACAACTTTATAAAGTAGGAGCTATCAGCAAAGCAGACTATGATGTTGCGGCCAACCAATACAATATGGCAAAAGCACAGGTTGGTACTGTAACTGCTCAGCTTTCTACTGCTAATAAAAACCTTTCTCTTACAAATATCTATTCTCCGATAGATGGAACTGTTCTCAACAGGAATGTAAGTGAAGGACAGACCGTAGCATCCAGTTTCAGTACTCCTACCCTGTTTAGTATTGCTAAGGACTTAACCAAGATGAGGGTTCGTGCGTCTGTAGATGAAGCGGATATCGGAAATGTAAAAGTGGGTCAGAAAGCTACTTTTACGGTAGATGCTTTTCCTGATGAAACATTTAATGGTGAGGTTGCTGAAGTCCGGCTCCACCCTACTGTTTCATCGAATGTTGTAAATTATACAACCATCATCAATGCGGATAACTCCGGTTTAAAGCTAAAGCCGGGAATGACAGCAAACATAACAATTTATACGAAGGTTTTAGAAAACGTAATGAAAATCCCAGCAGCGGCAACCAGTTTCAGGCCAGACAGTCTGATTATTCAAAAGTATAAGATCAATTCTCCGTTTTCCCATTCGAAAACACATGAAAAAGGACAGTGGAAAAAACAAGGGATAAAAAAAGAAACAGACAAGAAAAATGAGGCAGGTGTATGGATAATTTCCAAAGACAGCATCATATCCCGTAAAAGGATTAAAACAGGGATGGATAGTGATACTGAAATACAGGTTATTTCAGGTTTAGATAAAAACGACAATATTATTACCGGCTACAAGCTGTTATCTAAAAAATCTTCAGGCGGACAGGCAAAAAGTCCATTCATGCCTCAAAGAAGAAGCGGAGGAAACAATAAAGGCGGCGGACCAAGATAA
- a CDS encoding DUF2461 domain-containing protein: MSASISSKTFDFLKKLNKNNNREWFNENKNLYTESQSNVIDFLDSLIKEMSGFDEELAKIDSKKSLFRIYRDTRFSKDKSPYKTNFGASLGMGKGNQKGGYYLHLEPGKSFMAGGIYMPESSVLREVRKEISLYSDEFLKILNNKDFKKHFPELDQDDKLKKVPQGFEKEDPMAEYLKLKNFIVVYALKDEEVLDKNAVKNLSKVFKLMKPFNDFLNTPFQG; this comes from the coding sequence ATGTCAGCCAGCATTTCTTCCAAAACCTTTGATTTTTTAAAGAAGTTAAACAAAAATAATAACCGTGAATGGTTTAATGAAAATAAAAACCTGTATACTGAATCTCAATCCAATGTTATCGATTTTTTAGATAGCCTGATTAAGGAAATGTCTGGATTTGACGAAGAACTTGCTAAAATTGACAGCAAAAAATCACTTTTCAGAATTTACCGTGACACCCGTTTTTCAAAAGATAAATCACCATACAAAACTAATTTCGGAGCTTCCCTGGGAATGGGAAAAGGAAATCAGAAAGGCGGATACTATCTTCATCTGGAACCCGGTAAATCTTTTATGGCGGGAGGAATCTATATGCCCGAATCCTCAGTCTTAAGAGAGGTACGAAAGGAAATCTCCCTATATAGTGATGAGTTTCTTAAAATTTTAAACAATAAAGATTTTAAAAAACATTTTCCAGAGCTTGACCAAGATGATAAATTGAAAAAAGTTCCCCAGGGTTTTGAAAAAGAAGACCCCATGGCGGAATACTTAAAACTTAAAAATTTCATTGTTGTATATGCACTCAAAGATGAAGAGGTATTAGATAAAAATGCTGTAAAAAATCTTAGTAAAGTTTTCAAACTGATGAAACCTTTTAATGATTTTCTGAATACTCCTTTTCAGGGTTAA
- a CDS encoding DEAD/DEAH box helicase: protein MNLFTETSLSPDILKAIGELGYESPTEIQKQTIPFILSDIRDLIALAQTGTGKTAAFSLPILDMIDDTSRKIQLLVLCPTRELCLQISKDIKNYSKYMNIKTTAVYGGSSIVEQMRSLKEKPQIIVGTPGRVIDLINRKALDFSAIHWLVLDEADEMLSMGFKDELETILSETPETKQTFLFSATMNKEVERISKNYLTKPHRISVGSINEVKKNITHEYYVVGYRQKKEALKRLIDANPNQYSIIFCRTRMETQEVADFLMQNGYAADALHGDLSQAQRDTVMKKFRLKNIDILVATDVAARGLDVNSLTHVIHFSLPDDPEVFVHRSGRTGRAGKDGISMALIKPEESRKLKQIKSATKIEINERTIPTGDQIIKAQVGGVFEKLFTEHEDLFEFDDSLIPDLSNFTKEELVHQLLQFQLKDLALYYKDKHDLAEQKLSSRDDDYSRRDRGRDRDRDRGRDRDRGERGRDRDRGGKPRRKDENMVRFFFNLGKKDHLKKLDVLDIINKATAGGKTKKRAEIGDIEILEKFSFFEVEKSFKDNVLSNIQSMKFKGKDMRAEVAN from the coding sequence ATGAATTTATTTACGGAAACCAGTTTAAGTCCTGATATTCTTAAGGCAATTGGCGAACTGGGCTACGAAAGCCCAACAGAAATCCAAAAACAGACTATCCCTTTTATTCTTTCAGATATTCGCGATTTGATCGCACTTGCGCAGACAGGGACAGGCAAAACAGCAGCGTTTTCGCTTCCGATTTTGGATATGATTGACGATACGAGTCGCAAAATCCAATTATTGGTGCTTTGTCCGACACGGGAATTATGTCTTCAGATTTCTAAAGACATAAAGAATTACTCTAAATACATGAACATCAAAACTACTGCGGTTTATGGTGGAAGTAGTATTGTAGAGCAAATGAGATCTTTAAAAGAGAAACCACAGATTATTGTGGGAACGCCAGGTAGGGTAATTGACCTTATCAACAGAAAAGCATTAGACTTTTCTGCAATTCATTGGCTGGTATTAGATGAAGCTGATGAAATGCTTTCAATGGGATTCAAGGATGAATTGGAAACCATTCTAAGTGAAACTCCGGAAACGAAACAAACTTTCTTATTCTCGGCTACGATGAATAAAGAAGTAGAGAGAATTTCCAAAAACTATCTTACAAAGCCACACCGTATTTCAGTAGGTTCTATCAACGAAGTGAAGAAGAACATTACTCACGAATATTATGTGGTAGGATACCGTCAGAAAAAAGAAGCATTAAAAAGATTAATTGATGCTAATCCGAATCAGTATTCCATTATTTTCTGTAGAACGAGAATGGAAACTCAGGAGGTTGCAGATTTCTTAATGCAGAACGGCTATGCCGCTGATGCTCTTCACGGAGACCTTTCTCAGGCACAGAGAGATACAGTAATGAAGAAATTCAGATTGAAAAACATTGATATCCTTGTAGCAACAGACGTTGCAGCAAGAGGACTGGATGTAAACTCTCTGACTCACGTTATCCACTTCTCTTTACCTGATGATCCTGAAGTATTCGTTCACAGAAGCGGAAGAACCGGTAGGGCTGGTAAAGACGGTATTTCTATGGCATTAATCAAGCCGGAAGAAAGTAGAAAACTGAAACAAATCAAGTCTGCTACTAAAATTGAAATTAACGAAAGAACAATTCCTACAGGAGATCAGATTATCAAAGCTCAGGTTGGAGGTGTTTTCGAAAAACTATTCACAGAACACGAAGATCTTTTCGAGTTTGATGACAGCTTAATCCCTGATTTAAGCAACTTCACAAAAGAAGAATTAGTACACCAGTTGTTACAGTTCCAATTGAAGGATCTTGCTTTATATTACAAAGACAAACACGATCTTGCTGAGCAGAAGTTAAGCAGCAGAGATGATGATTACTCAAGAAGAGACCGTGGACGTGATAGAGACAGAGATAGAGGTCGCGACAGAGATAGAGGAGAGCGTGGAAGAGACAGAGACCGTGGTGGAAAACCAAGAAGAAAAGATGAGAACATGGTAAGATTCTTCTTCAACCTTGGTAAAAAAGACCACTTGAAGAAACTTGATGTTTTAGATATTATCAACAAAGCTACTGCTGGTGGAAAAACTAAGAAAAGAGCTGAAATTGGAGATATCGAGATCCTTGAGAAATTCTCTTTCTTCGAAGTTGAAAAATCATTCAAAGACAATGTTTTAAGCAACATTCAATCAATGAAATTTAAAGGAAAAGATATGAGAGCTGAAGTAGCTAACTAA